Genomic segment of Panicum virgatum strain AP13 chromosome 9N, P.virgatum_v5, whole genome shotgun sequence:
ATGATTAACTGCTGTCCCGGTTCAAGCTCCAGCCATCTTAGGAGGTACGATGCTTTTCAGTTGATTAGAGTCCTTACTTTTGTTGGTTAGCTATGTATATTCATTTTCTTGTGTTTGTGAGgtttaaggatttttttttcgTATTGCAGGTGGCTGTTGCTTTTTATTGTGAAGCAATTTGATATTTATTTTGGGCATCTTAAGCGATCTTCGCAGGCACATTAATGATTCGCATGAGCTCGAGGTGCCTCATTCTTTTAAAAACTGAATCCTTTCTTGCATAATCTTCATCGCTTCTGGTGTCGACAAGTAAAGTTATCGCGGATTTGGCAGTCACTAATCTCATTGAAACATCATGGTTCAAATCCTGCCTCAAGGTCTGCTTTTGGTAGTTATAGTCGATGCTCTGCATCCTTTTGGAATTGAGTCCCATGCTTTCTTATTTATGGTGTAAGCATATGTGGATGCCTCTGAGGCTCTGATGGTTGATCTCATCAACTGCTCTTCGTTGGAAATATATCAACTTCCTTGGAGGATGCACATGGAGTCCCTTGCCTCTTGCCCAGAAAATTAGTTTTTAATTGAGACACTTTCCTATTTCTTGCCTGTCACTGGGTAGTTGGAACTTGTTTCAACTTCAACCCTGGTGGGCATCTCCCCATGCAGATGGTTTGAATCATCCTAGGTTCCCAGTTTTGCATGTGATTACTTGTGACCCTGGTGGTAATGCTATATCTCGTTAGCGGGCTGAGGTCAACCTTGTTTTTGTTCCTTCTCTTATTCTGGTATAGTTGGTTATGGTTTGTGGAAACATTTCTTTTGTTTCATTATTGCTTCAGTTTTATCGCACAATGTTTTAATATTCTGGGAGTGCTACACTTTTCAGCTTGCGTGCGATTTTTCTGATGGTTGGAATTATATAGTAATATAATAGGGATTGTCGGTTTAATTGATGTGTTCCTGTGGTGCTTTGATTTACTCCCTCTATCCCAAATTATTAGCTGTTTTGGGTTTCCTAGATATATTGGTTTCACTATGTAACTAGACATGATATATATCAAGATGCATAGAAAAAATTATGCATTTATAAAAGTCAAAATGACTAATTTAATTTGGGACGAAGTGAGTAGGAATCTTCGTTTCGCAGTTTTTGTTCTGATTACTTATTCTGGAGGTTTGATTGGCGAGTGCGTTGACGCGTGCCCCTTGGTGAACTAATAATCTTCTTGCTATACCGGCCTAACTTAGCAGGAAAACAACGCACGACGGGCTAGGGTTATTCCAGCGACTACTATTATTATATCATGGTTTTCGAACTAGGCAAGATACATTTCAGTAAACAAGTGGTAATGGTACGCTATTAGGCAGGCCGATCATGTTAGCTTGCATGAGGTGTCCTGACCTAAGGGAAACAGCAGAAACGGTCGCAAGACGGTGCCGCCTGACAGCCATGCGGGTTCGTGCGGCTGCGACCCTCGCCCTGCCAGGTGCGGGGCGTCCGGCAACGGAAGGGCTTCGTCAGGGGTGCACATCCGTCCCAGGGCGGTGCGCTGTGCAGCCAACAGCCACCAGCGATGCAACCGCGCAGCCAGCAGTGCAAGTTCGCTGCCGATCCTCCGACCAGCTGCGCTCTACATCACCTGTTGCCGATTTGCATTTGCGGCAAGCGGGCAACCAAAGGTGAAAGGTCTCACAAGTCACAATGCACCAATAATAACCAATTGACCATAAGCGATTCACCTTTTTGCATACATTTGTTTATGATGTAACTACCTTATCAGATCAAtaaaggccttgtttggtttcctAGCATGCTAGGAAATCAAcactttgactactaattacggtgtcaaacaaaatcagtttataaaatcaacttcagaacccccgcaCTAGTGACCCTAAATAATCTAATGAGGTTTTGACCGTGTGATTAGAAGATGATTACTGTCGCAGCAttatagccaatcatcgattaattaccttcattaaattcgtcgcgaaaaattacacccatccctgaagaggttttgcaaatagacttcatttagtactccatgcatgcgagattttttCTCAACTTGCATGTGCTAGAAATCTTGGtaggaaccaaacaaggccaaagcTCGCcgaatgccccccccccccacaaaaaaaaaacatcgagCAATCACCATGCAGTGGTAGACAAAACACAAGATTATCGTAGCGAGGATAATCACTGAAGATGCTGCTATGCTAGGGGATGACAACCTACATGTATCTCGATAACCACGCCTCAGCTTATTAGCCATTATATAGAACATCTAAGAAATATCTACCTGTTCTGTAAAAACATGATCCAACAGAACGATAAAGGAGAGGAGGTATGCCTGCCACTGTCCAAAAAGAACCGACCACAACTACGAACCACCATTCAACATTTAGCTAATTTAGTGTCCAACGATAACAAATACAAAGGACCTCAACAACCGCCTATAAATCCTCAGCTAGAAGGGACCTTCCTGTTTGGCTCAAAGACATTCTTGATCAAAGAATCCTTGATGGATAGCAGCTCAGGGAACTCAGCCTTCAATTTAGATGCGTCCATCTCATTGTTGCTCCTAGGTGCAACTATGACCTTGGCCTGCTCTTCCAGGGTGAAGTTGGTCCACTTGAATTCAGGATTGATGTACTTTTTGTACATCTCCAGAATCTCGTTGTGGCTGACAACACCAGGGTTGGTGAAGTTCCATATGCCCCTGCAGTCCCGCTTCGCCATCTCGATGGAGATAGGCAGAAGCTCATCCAAAATTGTCATGCTGTTGGGAATGTTCACCACCTTGTCGTAACGAGCTATCTTTGTGATGAAGTTACGAGGGTTGCTTAGGTCTGATGATATAGGCATCCTTACCCTAAGAGTACAGACATTATCATAGTCCTTCAATAGTTCTTCCACCTGCACCACAATTAACAGCAGAGAAGTTAACTTCCAGGCATTATGAAGCAGTAGAAGGAAATCCCACGATaaaagaaaagacaaaagtGAGCTTACCATCGCTTTAGTTTTGGAATAAAAGGAACCTGTAAAGTTGGGTGTGTCTtcctctttaaagccgattccAGACCCTTCAGGGTGCTTAGCATCGTACTCAAATATACAGCCTGTAGCATAGTTGATCATGAGCAAACCCTGCTCACGACAAACATCTGCAAGATTCAAGGTGCCTACAACATTGGTGCGGATAGTGTCTTGTTTGTGGGTCTCGCACCAGTCAACATTCGGTCTCCCAGTGACTCCAGCAGCATTGAAAACATGAGTCGGCTTCACATTTCTAATGTCCTCCAAAAGCTGAGAACGCTCCTCCAAGCGTCCTTTCCCATACTCATATGGTatcccttgtttctcacaaatCTTCCCAAGGAGGCCACCAATCCATCCAGTCCTACCATATATTAAGAACTTGTAGGGATGCTTTTGAGGGGCATCGGTGGTGCTTTGGGTATTGGTTGCAGGAGCTGTTGTGCTAGCTTCCACTGGTGAAGAAGATATAGACTTGATTTCCTCAGTCCAGTTATGTCTTTCATCAACACCAGGAGTCATCAGCATCCTtggatgagggagcagtgcacCACTGACATCTCCCCAGTAATCAGGATTGGTGGTATACCACTCAATTGTTTTCTTCAATCCCTCTTCCCATGGTGTGCGCTCTGCCCATCCCAATCTCTTCAGCTTCTGATCATCCAAGAAGTACCTCTGGTCATTGAAGGGCCTGTTCTCAACAAACCTGATGACTTTCTCAGTATCCAAGCCAAAGAGCCTGCATATGTCCTTGGCCACATCAATCACCCTCCTCTCCTTCACAGTACCAATGTTATACACATGTCCAACCTCTCCTTTGTGAAGAACCACCTCAAAAGCTTCAGCCACATCCTCACAGTACAGGTAGCTCCTGACATTGGAACCATCTCCATGAATAGGAAGAGGTAGACCTCTCATGGCCAAAAGAATGAATTTGGGAATGAGCTTCTCAGGGAACTGATTTGGCCCATACACATTGTTACCCCGAGTGGTAATCACAGGAAGACCATAAGACCTTCCATATGCCATCACAAGCATTTCAGCCCCAGCTTTTGTAGCTGAATAAGGATTTGTTGGAAGCAGTTGTGATGCCTCGTGGTTACCAACCACAGCATCCTCATCAGTTTCTCCATACACCTCATCAGTACTGACATGAATAAACCTCCTGATCTGACCAGTAACCTTGCAAGCCTCCAGCAGGACGTGGGTACCATATATATTGTTCTTTGTGAACTCAAATGAATTGCCGAAGGAATTATCCACATGAGTCTGAGCAGCAAAATGCATGATGGTGTCAATCGACTCTGTGATCAGAAGGTAGTTGACCAGATCAGCACTTGCAATGTCACCCTTGACAAACTTGAAATTTGGTGAAGGCCGTGAAGGGTTGAGGTTCTTTAGGCTGGAGCAGTAGTCAAGCTTGTCGAGGACAACAATCTTATAGTGTGGATAGTTCCTAACCAGGCGGTTTGCCACATGTGATGCAATGAAACCAGCAGCGCCGGTTATGAGAATGTTCTTGGGCTCGTAGGTCGCCATCTTTGTCTGCTAATCAGTGGACCTGTTAATTTGTACAGAGCACAATGAGATCAGGTGTCCAGTCACAGTGACTCCTCATCTGCTTAAGTTGAGGAAATGAAAAGACAGACAAGCAACATTCTCAGGCAAAAAAGAACTGACATGTACAAAGCAGATACCTGGTTGCATCAGTAGAAATAATAAgttaataataaaaaataacaaaatgAAGACAACCATCACTAGAAAACATGTAATTAATTAAGTATTAGCAAATGTAGTACTAGAATATAATATGAAATGAACAAGGATCTTTAGCATAGATATTCTCTATAATCAGACACGTCAGCTTAATGGTCTTGCCCGCTGATTGCCAGCTTGAGTTCTCCATGCTACGCAACTAATAACTCGATTACTAAGGATCATTAACTCAAGCAGTAAGAGTCGTTAACTCTAACAGTAAGGGGATCATTAACTCAGGAAGATAAGCAGAAGTCAGACAGCGCTCACCACAATATCCTAGCCCAGGCAATTAACAAATTGAAAGGCGCGCGTCCACCATGATCCACACACAAATCTAGCGAACCAGCTCACGCAACGCAACGGCAGCCAACTCCATCGACTATCCGGCCGCAACGACCGAACGGCATCGCCGGCGACCAACTCCAAACCCGGCAGGGATCACGCTCCCTCACTGACGCGGGCCGCGAGGATCAATCAGATCTATCGCGCTGGCCGCTACAACGAAGCCGAAACGAGCACCGCCCGGAAGCAACCGTGGAATTCGCACGATCAGATTCGAGAGCAGGGGACTTACGAGAAGCGGTCGCCGAGATCCGGGAGCGCCGCGGTGGCGGCAGAACCGAACCGAGCCGAGCCGGGGGGAGAAGAGCCTGTCGCGGAGCCGAAGGGGGCGGTCGCGCGCGCCTCGTCGGGGGACGAGGCGGCTGGCgagcgcgggcgggcgggcggggacCACGGCCGGTGGCGGTGATGAGATGACGCCTGCCGCGACGAGCAGCGGGGCGAAGCGTGGGCGTGGAGGGTGGAGatcgggaggagggagggagggggccggGGCTGGCTCGCTTAAATGCGGGCCGCGCTAGTAGTCTAGTCCTGGCTCCAGACTCGCCTCGCCGCGGGGACACGCCGTCTGTTTCGTCCAGCGCACGCTGCTCTTGCTGGCGCCTGGCGGTGGTGGACTCGCGGCCGCGGTGTCCCCGTCGCCGGAATCAGCTCCCGACTGGAGGGCGACACCGTCACTGCACGTGGGCCCAAACGCCCGTCGGGTCCACGCGTCGGTGACTGAGTAGACTGCAGAGCATCTCGTCCCCGTCGCCAGCGCCCAAGCCCCACAGGCCACGGCTCAGCAACGGACTGACGGAGCGTGACGGGGGTAGGTAGGCGGCGCCTCCGGCGGCTCGCAGACTCTCGCACACGACGCGAATCTCAGCGGTGATTCCGAGATTTTTTtgattatttttctttctttttgggaCGGACTCTACACGGTTAGCGACGCGATCCTGTTTGTGCCTTCGAAATTtgcacacatgcatggagcactaaatTTAGATAAACAActtaactaattacacagtttggatatacacgacgagacgaattttttgagcctaattagcgCATGATTAGTCATAAGTGCTATAGTAACctatatgtgctaatgatgcggtcaaaggcttcaaaagattcgtctcgcggttttcaggtgagttctgaaattagttttaaattagtgtccgaaaaatatTCCCGATATCTGGTCAAATCGTTGATGTGAGacccaaaattttttgattTGGGAAATAAACGGCCCCTCTGTTGTGCGCTTAAACTGTAGTAAGCCCCGTCGTCTTCTTAGGCCATGCTTAGTTCTTGGGTCACCGACATATCCTGACGGCGTGCTTGGGTCGGACAACGGGCCGCTTCGCTTGGGACGGAAGCGTTGGATCATTCGTTGCTCGCTTCATCAGCCAGATCTGCTCGGCTCATTGCCCCATTCGAGTCAGGCTCAGGCCACGGTCCACCCCACCCCGTGTGGGTGTGGGGGCGTCGTGGGCTTTCGTGGCTCGTTGCTGCTGTTTCCATCGTTAGGTCACGGCGTCACGCGACCGACGCGGGAGGAAACTTTCGTGACGCGCCCTGCTTCGTTTTTCACCGTGCCTAACGCGCAGTCAAATCTGCCAACCTGTGACTTGTTTAGTTGCTctcataaattttttgaaatgaaatctttTTACATTTGaggtattaaatataaattaattataaaactaattacagaactcgtctgtaaactatgagacgaatttattaagactaattaatttatcattagcacatatgtactgtagcaatttagtgtctaatcatagtctaattagtctcattaaatttatctcgcaatttacaagcaaactatacaattttttttatctaaatttaatactccatgcatataagattttctttcgatatgatagttttggaattttgaattttgcaactaagggcctgtttggcagggctccggctcttccaaaaacagctccggctccggctcctcagatggagcggcttctctggtagagttggagccgttttagaaaatgtttggcaaaacagcttcacttgttagattgatgtgtaagccgcgtgaagccacAATTTCATGActtcaccttgcctgtgtaagccgccgaTGGCTTCAGGACCAgcttcacacgtgaagccggttACAAAATAAACATTTGGGAGGGTTTCGCCTAGAGCCGGAGCCGCTCGTAAAGCCGCTCCAGAAACCCTCCCAAACGGGACCTAAATAAGGGCATGGTGTCCCAGCACTGAGAATAGTCTTGAATCGGGGCAAAAGAAGCTCCTGTCACGAAAGGTCAAAAAGGAAGGTTCTGGGCGTTCCGCGGCACGATCTGTGCACGAATTGACTGCCTAGCACCCAAGGAATCGCAATCAGATCTCAGCACGACCCCCCACCGCTTGCATGTTACGAGTACTACTCCGTACTTCGCAGCTTCTGCTACTCGTGTCATCTTAAGCATTTTTAGATGcactcaaaattccaaaattttataagatttttCGTCACATCGAAGCTTTGAATGCGTACATGAGATATTAAATgtaactaaacaaaataactaattacatagtttgactataatttgcgagacaaatcttttgagtctagttagcacataacgggacaataattattaaatataaatGAAGGTGCTACAATATTTTACACCTAAAATttttcgcatctaaacaaggccttgtTGGACAAGTGCCATTAGGGATGAGCTAAATTTCAAATGGTATTGAAGGGAATTTTCTCTATTTTCTCCAGACGACACCCGGCCACCGGGATTTCCGTTTGCCGAAACACGGTTCGGTCAGATTTCTGCAAGACAACGGCCGCTTTGTCCTGTACTCCTGTTAAGGTATTGTCATGTTAGCAGGACTTTTGTCCAGTAAACAAAGTGTGCAGTTTAGCCATGCCAAGCTGGTTGGTTACtctgaggcagcagcagcagcaagatggAACAAAGCTCAAAATGGCATCAACATTGCTATAATCGATTCAGGAGTACACAGGCTACAAACACAAGTACAACAAGATCTGCGGGAGCAGAGAGACGCAAAACGGCCGGCCCTGTATGGGAATTCTAATAGTACAATCTTTCAAGGTGAACGACA
This window contains:
- the LOC120687999 gene encoding trifunctional UDP-glucose 4,6-dehydratase/UDP-4-keto-6-deoxy-D-glucose 3,5-epimerase/UDP-4-keto-L-rhamnose-reductase RHM1-like is translated as MATYEPKNILITGAAGFIASHVANRLVRNYPHYKIVVLDKLDYCSSLKNLNPSRPSPNFKFVKGDIASADLVNYLLITESIDTIMHFAAQTHVDNSFGNSFEFTKNNIYGTHVLLEACKVTGQIRRFIHVSTDEVYGETDEDAVVGNHEASQLLPTNPYSATKAGAEMLVMAYGRSYGLPVITTRGNNVYGPNQFPEKLIPKFILLAMRGLPLPIHGDGSNVRSYLYCEDVAEAFEVVLHKGEVGHVYNIGTVKERRVIDVAKDICRLFGLDTEKVIRFVENRPFNDQRYFLDDQKLKRLGWAERTPWEEGLKKTIEWYTTNPDYWGDVSGALLPHPRMLMTPGVDERHNWTEEIKSISSSPVEASTTAPATNTQSTTDAPQKHPYKFLIYGRTGWIGGLLGKICEKQGIPYEYGKGRLEERSQLLEDIRNVKPTHVFNAAGVTGRPNVDWCETHKQDTIRTNVVGTLNLADVCREQGLLMINYATGCIFEYDAKHPEGSGIGFKEEDTPNFTGSFYSKTKAMVEELLKDYDNVCTLRVRMPISSDLSNPRNFITKIARYDKVVNIPNSMTILDELLPISIEMAKRDCRGIWNFTNPGVVSHNEILEMYKKYINPEFKWTNFTLEEQAKVIVAPRSNNEMDASKLKAEFPELLSIKDSLIKNVFEPNRKVPSS